One segment of Streptomyces sp. YIM 121038 DNA contains the following:
- a CDS encoding anti-sigma regulatory factor: MSQIAGEPGNQDFVEVRLPAAGAYLSVLRTATAGLAARLDFTLDEIEDLRIAVDEACAILLQQAVPGSVLSCVFRLVDDSLEVTVSAPTTDGRAPERDTFAWTVLSALAGKVDSSVGDDKTVSISLYKQRGAGPGPA, encoded by the coding sequence GTGTCCCAGATCGCAGGCGAGCCCGGGAATCAGGACTTCGTAGAGGTCCGCCTTCCGGCTGCGGGTGCCTACCTGTCGGTGCTGCGTACGGCCACGGCCGGCCTCGCGGCGCGCTTGGACTTCACCCTGGACGAGATCGAGGACCTCCGCATCGCGGTCGACGAGGCCTGCGCGATCCTGCTCCAGCAGGCCGTGCCCGGCTCCGTGCTCAGCTGCGTCTTCCGGCTCGTCGACGACTCGTTGGAGGTGACCGTGTCGGCCCCCACCACCGACGGCCGCGCTCCGGAGCGGGACACCTTCGCCTGGACTGTGCTCTCGGCCCTCGCGGGCAAGGTCGACTCCTCGGTCGGCGACGACAAAACCGTTTCGATCAGCCTCTACAAACAACGCGGCGCGGGACCCGGGCCGGCGTGA
- a CDS encoding UBP-type zinc finger domain-containing protein, which produces MNECPHVSALPHPEPEPLGETCPECLAAGSHPVQLRLCLTCGHVGCCDSSPFQHATAHFKETGHPVMRSFEPGESWRWCFVDGSIV; this is translated from the coding sequence ATGAACGAGTGTCCGCACGTCAGCGCGCTGCCCCACCCCGAACCCGAGCCGCTGGGCGAAACCTGCCCGGAGTGCCTCGCGGCCGGCAGCCACCCCGTACAACTGCGGCTGTGCCTGACGTGCGGGCACGTGGGGTGCTGCGACTCCTCCCCGTTCCAGCACGCGACGGCGCACTTCAAGGAGACCGGTCACCCCGTGATGCGGTCCTTCGAGCCGGGTGAAAGCTGGCGTTGGTGCTTTGTCGACGGTTCGATCGTCTGA
- a CDS encoding RNA polymerase sigma factor SigF codes for MPGRGRGGTRPVAGRGGPAEPGPAPGGIPEQQARPHPQDPEQSGPLTVAEKTAMPDEAEPTAEDGLDGLSGPGGGRKDRVGAARRGSPRASSTGGATPEGRRLVTGGTMSEHEQHSRHDPQDRSGARAMFVELRALTDGSPEYAELRNRLVRMHLPLVEHLARRFRNRGEPLDDLTQVATIGLIKSVDRFDPDRGVEFSTYATPTVVGEIKRHFRDKGWAVRVPRRLQELRLALTTATAELSQLHGRSPTVHELAEKLAISEEEVLEGLESANAYSTLSLDVPDTDDESPAVADTLGAEDEALEGVEYRESLKPLLEDLPPREKRILLLRFFGNMTQSQIAQEVGISQMHVSRLLARTLAQLREKLLVEE; via the coding sequence CTGCCCGGCCGCGGCAGGGGCGGCACGCGCCCGGTCGCGGGGCGCGGCGGTCCCGCGGAGCCGGGGCCTGCCCCCGGAGGCATCCCCGAGCAGCAGGCGAGGCCCCACCCGCAGGACCCGGAGCAGTCGGGTCCGCTGACGGTGGCCGAGAAGACAGCGATGCCGGATGAGGCAGAGCCGACCGCCGAGGACGGGCTCGACGGGCTGTCCGGCCCGGGCGGGGGGCGAAAGGACCGAGTAGGCGCCGCACGCAGGGGGTCCCCCCGGGCGTCCAGCACTGGGGGCGCGACCCCAGAAGGGCGGCGGCTGGTGACGGGCGGGACGATGAGCGAGCACGAGCAGCACAGCCGACACGATCCACAGGACCGCAGCGGCGCGCGAGCGATGTTCGTGGAACTGCGCGCGCTGACGGACGGCAGCCCGGAGTACGCGGAGCTGCGCAACCGGCTGGTCCGCATGCACCTGCCGCTCGTGGAGCACCTGGCCCGCCGCTTCCGCAACCGCGGCGAACCCCTGGACGACCTGACGCAGGTCGCCACGATCGGCCTGATCAAGTCCGTGGACCGCTTCGACCCGGACCGCGGCGTGGAGTTCTCGACGTACGCGACGCCGACGGTCGTCGGCGAGATCAAGCGCCACTTCCGCGACAAGGGCTGGGCGGTGCGCGTCCCGCGGCGGCTGCAGGAGCTGCGCCTGGCCCTGACGACGGCGACCGCCGAGCTCTCCCAGCTGCACGGCCGCTCCCCCACCGTGCACGAGCTGGCCGAGAAGCTGGCGATCTCCGAGGAGGAGGTCCTGGAGGGCCTCGAGTCGGCCAACGCGTACTCCACGCTGTCCCTGGACGTCCCGGACACGGACGACGAGTCCCCGGCCGTCGCGGACACCCTCGGCGCCGAGGACGAGGCCCTGGAGGGCGTCGAGTACCGCGAGTCCCTCAAGCCGCTCCTGGAGGACCTGCCGCCCCGGGAGAAGCGGATCCTGCTCCTGCGCTTCTTCGGCAACATGACGCAGTCGCAGATCGCCCAGGAGGTCGGCATCTCCCAGATGCACGTCTCCCGGCTACTCGCCCGCACACTGGCCCAGCTGCGGGAGAAGCTCCTCGTGGAGGAGTGA
- a CDS encoding WhiB family transcriptional regulator: protein MDWRHNAVCREEDPELFFPIGNTGPALLQIEEAKAVCRRCPVIEQCLQWALESGQDSGVWGGLSEDERRAMKRRAARNRARQASA from the coding sequence ATGGACTGGCGTCACAACGCCGTTTGCCGCGAGGAAGACCCCGAGCTGTTCTTCCCCATCGGCAACACCGGTCCTGCGCTGCTGCAGATCGAGGAAGCCAAGGCCGTCTGCCGTCGCTGCCCTGTCATTGAGCAGTGCCTGCAGTGGGCGCTCGAGTCCGGTCAGGACTCCGGCGTCTGGGGTGGCCTCAGCGAGGACGAGCGCCGCGCGATGAAGCGCCGCGCCGCCCGCAACCGGGCGCGCCAGGCCAGCGCCTGA
- a CDS encoding PAS domain-containing sensor histidine kinase, translating into MNDLVRQHTALGDSDLEWLHLLVSEWQLLSDLSFADLVLWVPTRDGTRYVSVAQMRPNTGPTSYQDDMVGHLVPRGRRPLLDAALDEGRIVREGDPEWREEVPVRVESIPVRREGRVLGVIARNTNLLTVRTPSRLELTYLQSASDLAQMIAAGSFPFPDQQVDMDASPRVGDGLIRLDADGIVQYASPNALSAYHRLGLAADLVGHHLGKATAELAPSRGPVDEALIKLASGWAPREFEIEGGDGVIQLRAIPLKPKGPRIGSLVLLRDVTELRRRERELITKDATIREIHHRVKNNLQTVAALLRLQARRIDSVSGREALEEAVRRVGSIAIVHETLSQNLDERVEFDDIADRVLAMVAEISPGKVTGRRTGRFGILDAEVATPLSMVLTEVLQNALEHGFREGDTGTVEVSAVRGGTTKDARLLITVQDDGVGLPEGFDPHRAGNLGLQIVRTLVEGELGGTFDMVRAPERGTRVVLDIPVRADK; encoded by the coding sequence ATGAACGACCTCGTACGTCAGCACACAGCCCTCGGCGACTCCGACCTCGAGTGGCTGCACCTGCTGGTCTCGGAGTGGCAGCTGCTCTCCGACCTGTCCTTCGCCGACCTCGTCCTGTGGGTCCCCACGCGCGACGGCACCCGCTATGTCTCCGTGGCGCAGATGCGGCCCAACACCGGCCCCACCTCCTACCAGGACGACATGGTCGGCCACCTCGTCCCGCGCGGCCGCCGCCCGCTCCTGGACGCCGCCCTCGACGAGGGCCGCATCGTGCGCGAGGGCGACCCGGAGTGGCGCGAGGAGGTCCCCGTACGGGTCGAGTCCATCCCCGTGCGCCGGGAAGGACGCGTCCTCGGGGTCATCGCCCGCAACACCAACCTGCTGACGGTGCGCACCCCTTCACGCCTGGAGCTCACCTACCTCCAGTCGGCCTCCGACCTGGCGCAGATGATCGCGGCGGGCTCCTTCCCGTTCCCCGACCAGCAGGTCGACATGGACGCCTCCCCGCGCGTGGGGGACGGTCTGATCCGGCTCGACGCGGACGGCATCGTGCAGTACGCGTCGCCGAACGCCCTGTCCGCGTACCACCGCCTCGGTCTCGCCGCCGACCTCGTGGGCCACCACCTCGGCAAGGCGACCGCCGAACTCGCCCCGTCCCGGGGGCCGGTGGACGAGGCGCTGATCAAGCTCGCCAGCGGCTGGGCGCCCCGCGAGTTCGAGATCGAGGGCGGCGACGGCGTGATCCAGCTGCGCGCCATCCCGCTCAAGCCCAAGGGCCCGCGCATCGGTTCGCTCGTGCTCCTGCGCGACGTCACCGAACTGCGCCGCCGCGAGCGCGAGTTGATCACCAAGGACGCCACCATCCGGGAGATCCACCACCGGGTGAAGAACAACCTCCAGACGGTCGCGGCCCTGCTGCGCCTCCAGGCGCGCCGCATCGACTCCGTATCGGGTCGCGAGGCGCTCGAAGAGGCGGTCCGCCGGGTGGGCTCCATCGCCATCGTCCACGAGACGCTCTCGCAGAACCTGGACGAGCGCGTGGAGTTCGACGACATCGCCGACCGCGTCCTCGCGATGGTCGCGGAGATCTCGCCCGGCAAGGTGACGGGCCGCCGCACGGGCCGCTTCGGCATCCTCGACGCCGAGGTCGCCACTCCGCTGTCGATGGTCCTCACCGAGGTCCTGCAGAACGCCCTGGAGCACGGTTTCCGCGAGGGTGACACCGGCACCGTCGAGGTGTCCGCGGTGCGCGGCGGCACCACCAAGGACGCCCGCCTGCTGATCACCGTCCAGGACGACGGCGTCGGCCTGCCGGAAGGCTTCGATCCGCACCGCGCGGGCAATCTCGGTCTGCAAATCGTCCGCACCCTTGTCGAGGGCGAACTGGGCGGCACGTTCGACATGGTCCGCGCCCCGGAGCGCGGTACGCGCGTCGTCCTGGACATTCCGGTACGCGCCGACAAGTGA
- a CDS encoding diacylglycerol kinase family protein, with amino-acid sequence MRALLVVNPAATTTSARTRDVLIHALASEMKLEAVTTEYRGHARDLGRQAAESEDVELVVALGGDGTVNEVVNGLLHNGPSPENLPRLAVVPGGSTNVFARALGLPNDAVEATGAILDALREGSERTVSLGRVSGTPGTEDEAVPARWFTFAAGLGFDAGVVGRVEQHRERGKKSTHALYVRQVVRQLLGESDRRHGAITLERAGEEPVTDLVMSIICNTSPWSYLGNRPLYASPQASFDTGLDVLGLKRLSTASVARYGTQLLRSTPERGPHGKNAVSLHDLTDFTLHSKAPLPLQMDGDHLGLRTSVTFTGVRRALRVIV; translated from the coding sequence ATGCGTGCTCTCCTCGTGGTCAATCCGGCGGCTACTACCACCAGTGCGCGCACGCGTGACGTACTGATCCACGCGCTGGCGAGCGAGATGAAGCTGGAAGCGGTGACTACGGAGTACCGCGGTCACGCCCGCGACCTCGGCCGGCAGGCCGCGGAGAGCGAGGACGTCGAGCTGGTCGTCGCCCTCGGCGGCGACGGCACCGTCAACGAAGTCGTCAACGGTCTCCTGCACAACGGCCCCTCTCCGGAGAACCTGCCCCGCCTGGCCGTCGTCCCCGGGGGCTCGACCAATGTGTTCGCGCGCGCCCTGGGGCTGCCGAACGACGCCGTGGAGGCGACCGGCGCCATCCTGGACGCGCTGCGTGAGGGAAGCGAACGGACGGTGAGCCTCGGCCGGGTCTCGGGCACTCCGGGGACCGAGGACGAGGCGGTTCCGGCGCGCTGGTTCACCTTCGCGGCCGGGCTCGGCTTCGACGCGGGCGTGGTCGGCCGCGTCGAACAGCACCGCGAGCGAGGCAAGAAATCGACGCACGCCCTTTACGTACGCCAGGTGGTACGCCAGCTCCTCGGCGAGAGCGACCGCCGGCACGGGGCGATCACCCTGGAGCGGGCGGGCGAGGAGCCGGTGACGGACCTCGTGATGTCCATAATCTGCAACACCTCCCCCTGGTCCTACCTGGGCAATCGCCCCCTGTACGCCTCCCCGCAGGCGTCGTTCGACACCGGTCTCGACGTCCTCGGACTGAAGCGTCTTTCGACCGCTTCGGTGGCCCGTTACGGCACCCAACTGCTGCGCTCGACCCCCGAACGGGGGCCGCACGGGAAGAACGCGGTCTCGCTGCACGACCTGACGGACTTCACCTTGCATTCGAAGGCGCCTCTGCCCCTCCAGATGGACGGCGACCACCTGGGGCTGCGGACGAGCGTGACGTTCACAGGCGTACGCCGCGCACTGCGTGTGATTGTGTGA